A single Acidaminococcus sp. DNA region contains:
- a CDS encoding LysR family transcriptional regulator has product MDDKDFVLLKTLYKEKNITHTAKRLFISQPAISDRLKRLEAEFGCQLFIRQPRGIVFTPQGEVLMRFIDQTNDGYRRVKNMISSPVGETFGSLTIACSEFVTRYELPQLLSGFTKENPGVEVSVRSGIGSTCYGDFLKGKFDVCIIHSDFNWAEEKRKIWSSNLCLFSKDPISLDKLPQTPCIHCISNTALRSLTDNWGYSKFREKPRTRIETASMDSAIKMVQQGLGFSLLPEICAREVPDLCVTPIQSVKGEPVPYDAWMYYRSQYQLNKGMQLFIEYVDEYLKK; this is encoded by the coding sequence ATGGATGATAAAGATTTTGTACTATTAAAAACTCTGTATAAAGAGAAAAACATTACCCATACTGCAAAACGCCTGTTTATCTCTCAGCCCGCCATCAGTGACCGGCTGAAGCGTCTGGAGGCCGAATTCGGCTGTCAGCTCTTTATCCGGCAGCCCAGAGGGATTGTATTTACCCCACAGGGAGAAGTGCTGATGCGATTCATAGATCAAACCAATGATGGATACCGCAGAGTGAAGAATATGATTTCTTCCCCGGTCGGAGAAACCTTTGGTTCCCTTACAATTGCCTGCTCCGAATTTGTAACAAGATACGAACTGCCGCAGCTGCTGAGTGGTTTTACCAAAGAAAATCCCGGTGTCGAAGTCTCGGTAAGATCTGGTATCGGATCCACCTGCTATGGAGATTTTCTAAAGGGAAAATTTGATGTCTGCATCATTCACTCCGATTTCAATTGGGCTGAGGAAAAACGAAAAATATGGTCCTCGAATCTGTGTCTGTTCAGCAAGGATCCGATTTCCCTGGACAAACTGCCGCAGACTCCGTGTATCCACTGTATCAGCAATACGGCACTCAGGAGCCTTACGGATAACTGGGGGTATTCAAAATTCCGGGAAAAACCGAGAACCCGCATAGAGACGGCTTCCATGGATTCAGCAATTAAAATGGTGCAGCAGGGCCTTGGATTCTCCCTGCTGCCGGAAATATGTGCCAGGGAAGTACCTGACCTCTGTGTGACACCTATTCAATCAGTGAAAGGTGAGCCCGTACCGTACGACGCATGGATGTATTACCGCAGTCAATATCAGCTCAACAAAGGAATGCAGCTGTTTATTGAGTACGTAGATGAATATTTAAAGAAATAA
- a CDS encoding metal ABC transporter ATP-binding protein has product MISLNHIDFAYENGPYLLEDLTMTIHDGDYVAVVGENGSGKSTLIKVMLGLLKPKHGSIKCTFRRTAYVPQPTDLINRQFPITVDELLDFQRRVLKVKDKDAVTAALEKVNMVPFRRHLVGALSGGQFQRVLVAKALIGEPDFIILDEPSTGMDLKSQDQLYPLIHDLHEKQGVTIVTVEHNLRYAAHNASTFFHMVNGRGHFCTPEEYIEEYLQENGGRHHV; this is encoded by the coding sequence ATGATTTCTCTGAATCACATAGATTTTGCTTATGAAAACGGGCCTTACCTGCTCGAGGATCTGACCATGACCATTCATGACGGTGATTATGTCGCCGTTGTCGGTGAAAACGGCAGCGGCAAAAGCACGCTCATCAAAGTCATGCTCGGCCTCCTGAAACCAAAGCACGGTTCCATCAAATGCACCTTCCGCCGGACAGCTTATGTCCCCCAGCCGACTGACCTGATTAACCGCCAGTTTCCGATTACGGTGGACGAACTTCTCGATTTTCAGCGCCGCGTCCTTAAGGTCAAGGACAAAGATGCTGTCACGGCCGCTCTGGAAAAGGTCAATATGGTGCCATTCCGCCGTCATCTTGTTGGTGCTCTATCGGGTGGACAGTTCCAGCGCGTGCTGGTTGCCAAGGCGCTTATCGGGGAGCCGGATTTCATCATTCTGGATGAACCTTCGACGGGGATGGACCTGAAATCCCAGGATCAGCTCTACCCGCTGATTCATGACCTGCACGAAAAGCAAGGTGTCACCATTGTCACGGTCGAGCATAATCTTCGTTATGCCGCCCATAATGCTTCCACCTTTTTTCATATGGTAAATGGCCGCGGGCACTTCTGTACGCCGGAAGAATATATTGAAGAATATCTGCAGGAGAACGGAGGCCGTCACCATGTTTGA
- a CDS encoding transcriptional repressor, with amino-acid sequence MTETLTADAIIRQYNLKLTTPRKQVLNLLLSRQEILTADEIYESLVSKGSTLNFSTVYRTLETFTDRKITEKVRIPGTRKSGFLLFTMSHTHNLICLGCHKVIPIHGCPLKTFNEELAKKTHFEIVGHDLTVFGYCEQCKAKKKTKE; translated from the coding sequence ATGACAGAAACGCTTACAGCCGATGCCATTATTCGCCAGTATAACCTGAAACTTACAACGCCCCGTAAACAAGTCCTGAATCTGCTGCTTTCCCGCCAGGAAATTCTGACGGCAGATGAAATCTATGAATCGCTTGTTTCAAAAGGTTCGACGCTTAATTTTTCCACAGTCTATCGTACCCTGGAAACTTTTACCGACCGTAAGATTACGGAAAAAGTCCGGATTCCCGGAACCCGTAAATCCGGATTTCTGCTTTTTACCATGAGTCATACCCATAACCTCATTTGTCTGGGCTGTCACAAAGTTATCCCGATTCACGGCTGCCCGCTCAAAACATTCAATGAGGAACTTGCGAAAAAGACCCATTTCGAAATTGTCGGCCACGATTTGACCGTCTTCGGCTACTGCGAACAATGCAAAGCCAAGAAAAAAACAAAGGAGTGA
- a CDS encoding PepSY domain-containing protein: MTEMNKWETIKGAAGKTVQWTRSVITPKRIKKCVTILVLLAVVGGVGSLGAMKVKAQRRVAEDTARTEMLQKVAAQQNRSVLSTDEVKRQVADLLGADPDTLNFERISLSDKQKDFGKDRKRFEKRDRDKEDKREDKKDDKRENRKERRSGDNDRPGKDNRPGAQQRDFNRGPGKAGQGNQSGRGPGMAGLGMMPGQPVPNAAAPNAAAPNAVAPNAAAPQQQAPAADGSTAQNAEVPNAALQAPAAPLPLMGNVPQGPFGVPGLRRNGQQPLVYNVSAVKDGMTYRLALDAETGKVLGSKVHQTSLLERFLF, from the coding sequence ATGACTGAGATGAACAAATGGGAAACAATTAAAGGAGCAGCTGGAAAAACAGTTCAATGGACGCGAAGCGTCATTACTCCTAAAAGAATTAAAAAATGTGTAACTATTTTAGTACTTCTTGCTGTAGTTGGCGGCGTTGGCAGCCTGGGCGCCATGAAAGTAAAAGCACAGCGCCGCGTCGCTGAAGACACAGCTCGTACGGAAATGCTGCAAAAGGTTGCCGCTCAGCAGAACCGCAGCGTGCTTTCAACGGACGAAGTAAAAAGACAGGTCGCTGATCTTCTGGGAGCCGATCCGGATACTTTGAATTTTGAACGGATCAGCCTCAGTGATAAGCAAAAGGATTTCGGCAAGGATAGAAAAAGATTTGAGAAACGTGACAGGGATAAGGAGGACAAGAGAGAAGATAAGAAAGATGATAAGAGAGAGAATCGCAAAGAGCGCCGCTCCGGCGATAATGACAGACCCGGGAAAGACAACAGACCGGGTGCACAGCAGCGTGACTTCAACCGCGGTCCTGGAAAGGCAGGTCAAGGGAACCAGTCCGGCCGCGGTCCTGGGATGGCGGGCCTGGGTATGATGCCTGGCCAGCCTGTACCGAATGCCGCAGCTCCGAATGCCGCAGCTCCGAATGCAGTGGCTCCGAACGCAGCGGCACCGCAGCAGCAAGCGCCTGCGGCAGACGGAAGTACAGCACAAAATGCTGAAGTACCGAATGCTGCACTGCAGGCACCAGCTGCACCGCTTCCTCTTATGGGAAATGTCCCTCAGGGACCTTTTGGAGTGCCGGGACTGCGCAGGAATGGGCAGCAGCCTCTTGTGTACAACGTGTCGGCTGTCAAGGACGGAATGACGTATCGTCTTGCTCTTGACGCGGAAACGGGGAAGGTTCTTGGCAGCAAAGTACATCAGACTTCCCTGCTGGAAAGATTCCTCTTTTGA
- the ilvC gene encoding ketol-acid reductoisomerase, whose translation MAKVFYDQDVNWDVIKDKKVAIIGYGSQGHAHALNLKESGIDVTVGLYKGSKSIEIAQKAGLKVASVPDAVKAADITMILIPDEKQADVYKAEIGPNLKPGSALAFAHGFNIHFKQIVPPDNVDVFMVAPKGPGHLVRRTFVEGGGVPDVFAVEQDATGKCFDIALAYARGIGGTRAGVIQTTFQEETETDLFGEQAVLCGGVTHLIQNGFETLCEAGYQPEIAYFETFHEMKLIVDLMYEGGMAKMRKSISDTAEFGDYTRGPRVITSETKKEMKKILSEIQDGTFAKEWLLENRAGGRAHFLAMRRQHAEHPIEKVGAKLRDMMPWLHDNDKNE comes from the coding sequence ATGGCAAAAGTATTTTATGATCAGGACGTTAACTGGGATGTAATCAAGGACAAGAAAGTCGCTATCATTGGTTATGGCAGTCAGGGCCACGCCCATGCGCTGAACCTGAAAGAAAGCGGCATCGATGTGACGGTCGGATTGTATAAAGGCAGTAAATCCATTGAGATTGCCCAAAAAGCAGGTCTGAAAGTAGCTTCTGTACCCGATGCTGTCAAAGCGGCAGATATTACGATGATTCTGATTCCGGATGAAAAACAAGCCGATGTCTACAAAGCCGAAATCGGTCCGAACCTGAAACCGGGCAGCGCCCTGGCTTTTGCTCACGGCTTCAACATCCATTTCAAACAGATTGTCCCTCCAGACAATGTAGATGTCTTCATGGTTGCTCCGAAAGGCCCGGGCCATCTGGTTCGCCGTACTTTCGTGGAAGGCGGCGGTGTGCCTGACGTTTTCGCGGTAGAACAAGATGCTACCGGCAAATGCTTTGATATCGCCCTGGCTTATGCCCGCGGTATTGGCGGAACCCGTGCCGGCGTCATCCAAACGACCTTCCAGGAAGAAACCGAAACCGACCTGTTCGGTGAACAAGCCGTGCTGTGCGGCGGCGTTACCCACCTGATTCAGAATGGTTTTGAAACGCTGTGCGAAGCCGGCTATCAGCCTGAAATTGCTTACTTCGAAACCTTCCATGAAATGAAGCTGATTGTCGATCTGATGTATGAAGGCGGCATGGCCAAGATGAGAAAGTCCATCAGTGACACGGCAGAATTTGGCGATTATACACGCGGACCCAGAGTCATTACCAGCGAAACCAAGAAGGAAATGAAGAAAATTTTGTCCGAAATCCAGGATGGTACCTTCGCTAAAGAATGGCTGCTGGAAAATCGTGCCGGCGGCCGCGCTCACTTCCTGGCAATGCGTCGTCAGCATGCAGAACATCCGATTGAGAAAGTCGGTGCCAAGCTGCGCGATATGATGCCTTGGCTGCATGATAATGACAAGAATGAGTAA
- a CDS encoding metal ABC transporter permease: protein MFEYAFMRNAFVISLLISLLCPLIGTFLVLRRYSMIGDALSHASLAGVAAGFLFQTSPIVSAFCLTSCFGLLIEILREKFRRYAELTLVIVMSLSVGIAITLVSSGLVKANIDSFLFGSILTVSHGEVVTVAILTAVSVITIRALYPQLVMLAFDEDGARISGVHRRAINYIFALLVAATISVSIRIVGILVMSSLIALPVATALQFHQGFNRTLLLSVVFSFIDIMAGLVISYEVGAAPGGITAIASVLVLLLVIAGEEIRQSRQGGVRS, encoded by the coding sequence ATGTTTGAATATGCTTTCATGCGGAATGCCTTCGTCATTTCCCTGCTCATTTCCCTGCTTTGCCCGCTCATCGGCACCTTTTTGGTCCTGCGCCGCTATTCAATGATCGGCGACGCCCTGAGTCACGCTTCCCTGGCCGGTGTAGCTGCCGGATTCCTGTTCCAGACCAGTCCCATTGTCAGTGCCTTCTGCCTGACTTCCTGTTTTGGTCTCCTGATTGAAATCCTGAGAGAAAAGTTTCGCCGCTATGCTGAGCTGACCCTGGTCATCGTTATGTCGCTCTCTGTCGGCATCGCCATTACCCTCGTCAGTTCCGGCCTCGTAAAAGCCAATATCGATTCTTTCCTCTTTGGGAGTATCCTGACTGTCAGCCATGGTGAAGTCGTCACGGTAGCCATTTTAACGGCCGTGTCCGTAATTACAATTCGTGCGCTGTACCCGCAGCTTGTCATGCTCGCGTTTGACGAAGACGGTGCCCGCATTTCAGGTGTCCACCGCCGTGCAATTAACTATATTTTCGCTCTCCTGGTCGCCGCCACGATTTCCGTATCCATCCGTATCGTGGGCATTCTCGTAATGAGTTCGCTCATTGCACTGCCTGTAGCTACGGCGCTCCAGTTCCACCAGGGTTTCAACCGCACGCTGCTGCTTTCCGTAGTATTCAGCTTCATTGATATCATGGCCGGCCTCGTCATCTCCTACGAAGTAGGAGCGGCACCGGGCGGCATCACGGCTATTGCTTCCGTACTCGTTCTCCTCCTCGTCATCGCCGGTGAGGAGATCCGGCAAAGCCGTCAGGGAGGTGTTCGTTCATGA
- a CDS encoding asparaginase, giving the protein MAFLKKILFLTTGGTISCQVTDDGLEPTLSGNDILNAVPELRRLGDITVQDLTLVDSSNIHPEQWSDWAGVIGDNYSEYDAFVLTHGTDTMAYTASALSYMLINLGKPVVLTGSQVPLSMTNSDARSNLELAFTVAASGLPGVFIAFGNKVIKGVCAKKIFTRNFNAFESVNESPVLYFGKDGVRKNLPSREVVGGFRVENKVEPKVMAITVTPGLKPDIIDYAVARGYKGLVLECYGAGGVNTAKDNFLPAIRRAIKAGVRIICVSQCLFDGVDLSLYPMGILAAQAGVESGGPMTLEAALTKLMWALANNPVEEE; this is encoded by the coding sequence ATGGCATTTTTGAAAAAAATCCTTTTTTTGACAACAGGCGGTACCATCTCTTGTCAGGTTACTGATGACGGTCTGGAACCGACTTTGTCTGGGAATGATATCTTGAACGCAGTCCCTGAACTGCGCCGTTTGGGAGATATTACCGTACAGGATCTGACTCTTGTAGACAGCAGTAATATCCATCCGGAACAGTGGTCTGACTGGGCCGGGGTCATCGGAGATAATTATTCGGAATATGATGCGTTTGTCCTGACACATGGAACCGATACAATGGCCTATACCGCTTCCGCACTGTCCTATATGCTGATCAATCTTGGCAAACCGGTTGTCCTGACGGGGTCACAGGTGCCGCTGAGTATGACAAACAGCGATGCCCGCAGCAATCTGGAACTGGCCTTCACCGTTGCAGCCAGCGGACTGCCCGGAGTATTCATTGCTTTTGGCAATAAAGTCATCAAAGGGGTATGCGCTAAAAAAATCTTCACCCGTAATTTCAACGCCTTCGAAAGTGTCAATGAATCGCCTGTGCTGTATTTTGGCAAGGATGGTGTCAGAAAAAATCTGCCGAGCCGTGAAGTCGTCGGCGGCTTCCGTGTAGAAAATAAAGTGGAGCCGAAGGTGATGGCGATTACCGTTACGCCGGGACTTAAACCGGATATCATTGATTACGCGGTGGCAAGAGGTTATAAAGGACTCGTACTCGAATGTTACGGCGCCGGTGGTGTCAATACGGCAAAGGACAACTTCCTGCCGGCTATCCGCCGGGCTATTAAAGCCGGCGTGCGGATTATCTGTGTATCTCAGTGCCTTTTTGACGGCGTGGATCTGTCTCTTTACCCGATGGGCATTCTGGCTGCTCAGGCCGGCGTGGAATCGGGCGGACCGATGACGCTGGAAGCAGCGCTCACCAAACTCATGTGGGCTCTTGCCAACAACCCGGTGGAAGAAGAGTAA
- a CDS encoding M48 family metallopeptidase: protein MVKKFKFKQRAVALAAAVMLTLGGAAAPATVHAFDWGDAIGAMIGVTAEYSMLNDQVNYLDGKGRHEFLQSMKDKEGVSDDYAANAMLDRVMGRLTTVIGKEDPKLAEKPYNYFVNNNENFNAYCTLGHNLSVNIGLFKMLDYNEDEVAFVVGHELGHGQKNDPANGVKKTFPLALLAAVAGSQGNMLEAVGANVLANMGSAKMITLPMEKRADVLGFDYASKAGYNPGAGAALWQRVIEKMGTRKQSFLGSVFNPSDHPGNEARRDRYAKRMYEFSGDHVAVDKESGAVVVNKKTIGQPAATSSMSARERSYTVAGRLAKVYHDQPETVLSASSDGSDLYFGGTRIMRFTAGDNEAAWVQNLNAAVKPEDDKLLKKKAKEEKEQKEKQEKEAREAKELKEKQDKKVKQETKTSSKDTQTKTTFRQRVEAYRAARAAQETNK from the coding sequence ATGGTAAAGAAATTTAAGTTTAAACAGCGCGCGGTCGCGCTTGCGGCAGCTGTCATGCTGACCCTTGGCGGAGCCGCGGCACCTGCCACAGTACATGCATTTGACTGGGGTGATGCAATCGGTGCTATGATCGGCGTCACGGCAGAATATTCCATGTTAAACGATCAGGTAAACTACCTCGATGGAAAGGGCCGTCATGAATTTCTGCAGTCGATGAAAGACAAAGAAGGCGTTTCTGACGATTATGCGGCCAACGCCATGCTGGACCGCGTCATGGGGCGTCTGACCACGGTCATCGGTAAGGAAGATCCGAAGCTCGCCGAAAAACCGTATAACTATTTTGTCAACAATAACGAGAATTTTAATGCCTACTGCACGCTGGGCCACAATCTTTCCGTGAATATCGGCCTCTTTAAGATGCTGGACTACAATGAAGATGAAGTTGCCTTTGTCGTGGGGCACGAACTTGGACACGGTCAGAAAAATGACCCGGCAAACGGTGTGAAAAAGACTTTCCCGCTGGCTCTTCTGGCCGCGGTTGCCGGCTCCCAGGGCAACATGCTGGAGGCCGTCGGAGCCAATGTGCTGGCCAATATGGGATCGGCTAAAATGATTACTCTGCCGATGGAAAAAAGAGCGGACGTACTCGGTTTTGACTATGCCTCCAAGGCCGGCTACAACCCCGGAGCCGGTGCCGCCCTGTGGCAGCGCGTCATCGAAAAAATGGGAACGCGGAAACAGTCTTTCCTGGGCTCCGTATTCAATCCTTCCGATCACCCGGGCAACGAAGCACGCCGCGACCGTTATGCAAAACGGATGTATGAATTCAGCGGTGACCACGTGGCAGTGGATAAAGAGTCCGGTGCTGTTGTGGTCAATAAAAAGACCATCGGTCAGCCGGCCGCCACTTCTTCCATGAGTGCACGCGAACGTTCTTATACTGTTGCAGGCAGACTTGCCAAAGTGTACCACGATCAGCCTGAAACGGTTCTCTCTGCCTCCAGTGACGGTTCCGATCTTTACTTTGGCGGGACCCGCATTATGCGCTTTACTGCAGGCGATAACGAAGCAGCCTGGGTTCAGAATCTCAACGCGGCCGTTAAGCCTGAAGATGACAAGCTTCTGAAAAAGAAAGCAAAAGAAGAAAAAGAGCAAAAAGAGAAGCAGGAGAAGGAAGCCAGAGAGGCAAAGGAGCTAAAAGAAAAACAGGATAAAAAAGTAAAGCAGGAAACGAAAACATCTTCCAAAGATACTCAGACTAAAACAACATTTCGTCAGCGCGTAGAAGCATATCGTGCTGCACGCGCAGCGCAGGAGACAAATAAATAG
- a CDS encoding carboxymuconolactone decarboxylase family protein has translation MKKIVQTAGRDALGQFAPLFAEANDDFLFGKVWNDPSVDVKTRCLLTVTALVASGMTDNSLKYHLQNAKNHGVSREEIAGALTHVGFYAGWPKAWAAFNMAKEVWKDAAPLSAKDRFQQEIMFPIGAPNDGFAQYFVGQSYLAPVSTEQVKIFNVTFEPGCRNNWHVHHADKGGGQLLICVGGKGIYQAWGEEPVVMTPGTVVNIPANVKHWHGAVNDSWFAHLAMDPAGENTSNEWLEAVSDADYAKSCEKASEI, from the coding sequence ATGAAGAAAATCGTTCAAACCGCCGGCCGTGACGCACTGGGTCAATTTGCTCCGCTTTTTGCGGAAGCAAACGATGATTTCTTGTTTGGTAAAGTATGGAATGATCCGTCTGTAGATGTAAAGACGCGTTGTCTTCTGACGGTGACGGCTCTTGTAGCTTCTGGAATGACAGACAATTCTTTGAAGTACCATTTGCAGAATGCTAAAAATCACGGAGTGTCCCGTGAGGAAATTGCAGGTGCATTGACGCATGTAGGTTTCTATGCCGGGTGGCCAAAGGCCTGGGCAGCTTTTAATATGGCCAAAGAAGTGTGGAAGGACGCAGCACCGCTATCCGCCAAGGATCGCTTCCAGCAGGAAATCATGTTCCCCATCGGGGCTCCGAACGACGGCTTTGCTCAATATTTTGTCGGCCAAAGTTATCTGGCTCCGGTATCCACGGAACAGGTCAAAATCTTTAATGTGACGTTTGAACCGGGCTGCCGCAACAACTGGCATGTGCATCATGCCGATAAAGGCGGCGGACAACTGCTGATTTGTGTAGGCGGCAAGGGCATTTACCAGGCCTGGGGTGAAGAACCTGTGGTCATGACGCCTGGCACAGTTGTCAATATTCCGGCGAATGTGAAGCATTGGCATGGTGCTGTAAACGATTCCTGGTTTGCACATCTGGCAATGGATCCTGCCGGTGAAAATACATCCAACGAATGGTTGGAGGCCGTATCCGATGCAGATTATGCTAAAAGCTGTGAGAAGGCTTCCGAAATTTAA
- a CDS encoding NAD(P)H-dependent oxidoreductase — translation MKKIIGLLAVLFTVFAVGCSSAGSQSASKSEPAKAAPAASAAKQGEVAVVYYSATGNTRKLATTAAKALKADLIEIKPAQPYTDADLDYNNPESRVSKEHKDGKVRPAVANQADLSKYKAVVVAYPIWWGEAPSVVYTFVENAKLSGKNVGAICTAYSSQIGDSGENVAKAAGAKYVGGQRFSPNASEAEIQKFFSGKL, via the coding sequence ATGAAAAAAATAATCGGGTTATTGGCAGTGCTGTTTACAGTGTTTGCTGTGGGCTGCTCCAGTGCCGGCAGCCAGTCAGCTTCCAAGAGCGAACCGGCAAAGGCAGCTCCGGCTGCTTCTGCTGCTAAGCAGGGTGAAGTGGCCGTTGTCTATTATTCCGCTACAGGTAATACGCGGAAATTAGCGACGACTGCGGCTAAGGCACTTAAGGCAGATCTTATCGAAATTAAACCGGCCCAGCCATATACGGACGCGGATTTGGATTATAATAATCCTGAGAGCCGTGTATCCAAGGAACATAAAGATGGCAAAGTCCGTCCGGCCGTAGCTAATCAGGCGGATTTGTCCAAGTATAAGGCCGTTGTGGTAGCTTATCCGATTTGGTGGGGTGAGGCACCGTCCGTAGTTTATACATTTGTTGAAAATGCAAAGCTGTCCGGGAAGAATGTGGGTGCTATTTGCACTGCATACTCCAGCCAGATTGGCGACAGCGGTGAAAACGTGGCTAAAGCAGCCGGCGCTAAGTATGTAGGCGGCCAGCGCTTCAGCCCGAATGCTTCTGAGGCAGAAATTCAGAAATTCTTCTCCGGAAAGCTGTAA
- a CDS encoding zinc ABC transporter substrate-binding protein, with protein sequence MKKLAAFLCILFVLLAAGCTSEKEKKVNDDGRMVVVTSFNAMKELTQAVGGEYIRVETLVPDGTGPHGFQPTSDQMKMVHRAKVLVVHGLGMEPWTQDVVKAADNPGLVVVEASQGVHTIPLVDAEEIKEHGAYDPHAWLSLKAAQVEVSNIASALIKADPVHKEIYRQQAEAYSRKLEALYQEYKKRMAQLPGREFVTGHAAFGYLCRDFDLKMNSIESVFAEGEPSAKQLVRLLDYCKAHHIRTIFTESGVNPKTSLTLAREIGAETVPIYTLETAENGKDYLTRMRENLEQIYEHLK encoded by the coding sequence ATGAAGAAATTGGCTGCTTTTTTATGTATTTTGTTTGTGCTGCTGGCAGCAGGGTGTACATCAGAAAAAGAAAAGAAAGTGAATGATGACGGCCGGATGGTCGTTGTTACGAGTTTTAATGCCATGAAAGAGTTGACACAGGCCGTAGGCGGAGAATATATCCGGGTCGAGACACTCGTGCCGGACGGGACGGGGCCGCATGGATTCCAGCCCACTTCGGATCAGATGAAAATGGTCCACCGGGCGAAGGTGCTGGTCGTCCATGGCCTCGGCATGGAACCATGGACGCAGGATGTGGTAAAGGCTGCAGACAATCCAGGACTTGTAGTTGTAGAAGCATCTCAGGGAGTGCACACGATTCCGCTTGTGGATGCGGAAGAAATTAAGGAGCATGGGGCCTATGACCCCCATGCCTGGCTGAGTCTCAAGGCGGCACAGGTTGAGGTAAGTAACATTGCTTCTGCGCTCATCAAGGCTGATCCCGTCCATAAAGAAATCTACCGGCAGCAGGCGGAAGCCTATAGCCGCAAATTGGAAGCTCTTTATCAGGAATATAAAAAACGGATGGCGCAGCTGCCCGGCAGGGAATTTGTGACGGGACATGCGGCATTCGGATACCTCTGCAGGGATTTTGATCTTAAGATGAACAGCATAGAATCTGTTTTTGCTGAGGGAGAACCGAGTGCTAAACAACTGGTCCGGCTGCTGGATTACTGTAAAGCGCATCATATCCGGACAATTTTTACGGAAAGTGGAGTCAATCCGAAGACATCCCTGACGCTGGCCAGAGAAATCGGTGCTGAAACCGTACCTATCTATACGCTTGAAACAGCGGAAAATGGCAAAGATTATCTGACGCGGATGCGGGAAAATCTGGAACAGATTTACGAGCACTTGAAGTAA
- a CDS encoding carboxymuconolactone decarboxylase family protein → MMKKAVMVLLTCMLMVSGGTVKAAAAEAVPQQREKIVQTAGRKQLGSFAPIFAEANDDVLFGKVWNDPSVDLKTRCIITVTSLVSMGVTDSSLKYHLQNAKNHGVTREEIAGVLTQVGFYAGWPKAWAAFNMAKEVWPEETSAKK, encoded by the coding sequence ATGATGAAGAAAGCGGTAATGGTTCTATTGACTTGTATGCTGATGGTTTCCGGGGGTACTGTAAAGGCAGCGGCCGCAGAAGCGGTACCGCAGCAGCGCGAAAAAATTGTACAGACAGCCGGGCGGAAGCAGCTTGGTTCTTTCGCCCCGATTTTTGCCGAAGCCAATGATGATGTGCTCTTTGGTAAGGTATGGAATGATCCTTCTGTTGATTTGAAGACCAGATGTATCATTACGGTTACATCCCTCGTTTCTATGGGAGTTACGGACAGTTCTCTGAAATACCATTTGCAAAATGCCAAGAATCACGGCGTAACCCGTGAGGAAATTGCCGGTGTGCTGACACAAGTCGGTTTCTATGCCGGCTGGCCGAAAGCATGGGCAGCATTTAACATGGCAAAGGAAGTATGGCCGGAAGAGACTTCCGCAAAAAAATAA